Proteins from a single region of Hordeum vulgare subsp. vulgare chromosome 6H, MorexV3_pseudomolecules_assembly, whole genome shotgun sequence:
- the LOC123402832 gene encoding putative F-box/LRR-repeat protein At5g02700: protein MKEREAAASAAAPGSDKPESHWTADENAGDFISRLPDAILMTIISLLPTKDGGRTPVLSRHWRHLWRSAPLNLEVSAPIPGAPASSVPPSAVSQIISKHHGPVRRFYFHCPRGDFYAQAGSWFHSLALAKIHEINVRNVSLPASALRAASSTLAVAQICQCDFPGEGIVPAMNFRVLKQLTLAFLYISVDFFHGLLSGCHALESLYLDGVCVSGRLRVSSPTLKSMSIGLHDSAHGLAEVVIEDAPSLERLLLPHADGEVEGHVTVRFIRAPKLEILGPVFQVLELLLFQGIYPVSSVNPMRTVKVLALWSSGEKLYKVLNILRWFPCLEKLYVIFRQHFRMGEGNEPQHDPLHHIECLQTSLKKVVFKSFLGHKKQVDFAKFFVLNAKVLKKMELEVYGDYKGEALAFQHRLLQVENRASQEAQFEFTSNCRHTEYVINKCIHDLSVADPFGRVGA, encoded by the exons ATGAAGGAAAGGGAGGCcgcggcgtcggcggcggcgcctGGATCCGACAAGCCAGAATCCCATTGGACGGCCGACGAGAACGCCGGAGATTTCATCAGCAGGCTCCCCGATGCCATCCTTATGACcatcatctccctcctccccACCAAGGACGGCGGCCGCACGCCGGTCCTCTCCCGCCACTGGCGCCACCTGTGGCGCTCCGCGCCTCTCAACCTCGAGGTGAGCGCCCCCATCCCCGGCGCCCCTGCCTCCTCCGTGCCCCCCTCCGCCGTCTCCCAGATAATCTCCAAACACCATGGCCCAGTCCGCCGGTTCTACTTCCACTGCCCCCGTGGGGATTTCTACGCTCAGGCTGGGAGCTGGTTTCACTCCCTAGCACTCGCCAAGATCCACGAGATCAACGTCAGAAACGTCAGCCTCCCTGCATCCGCGCTCCGCGCAGCATCTTCCACCCTCGCCGTTGCCCAGATCTGCCAGTGTGATTTCCCCGGGGAGGGGATCGTTCCGGCCATGAATTTCCGCGTCCTCAAGCAGCTCACCCTAGCGTTCCTTTACATCTCAGTGGACTTCTTCCATGGACTGCTCTCCGGCTGCCATGCCTTGGAGAGCTTATACCTGGACGGAGTTTGTGTTTCTGGTCGCCTCCGTGTTAGCTCGCCGACTCTTAAGAGCATGAGCATCGGTCTCCATGATAGCGCTCATGGATTAGCAGAAGTGGTCATCGAGGACGCTCCTAGCCTTGAGAGGCTGCTGTTACCTCATGCTGACGGAGAGGTAGAGGGTCATGTAACTGTCCGGTTTATCAGAGCGCCTAAGCTGGAGATATTGGGCCCTGTCTTCCAAGTCTTGGAGCTCCTCCTCTTCcag GGAATATACCCAGTAAGCTCGGTAAACCCGATGCGCACCGTGAAGGTTTTGGCTCTCTGGTCCTCTGGAGAAAAACTATACAAAGTTCTTAACATCCTCAGGTGGTTCCCTTGTTTGGAGAAGCTCTATGTCATT TTTCGTCAACACTTCAGGATGGGCGAGGGAAATGAGCCTCAGCATGACCCACTGCATCATATTGAATGCCTTCAGACCAGTCTAAAAAAGGTGGTGTTTAAGTCTTTTCTGGGCCACAAGAAACAGGTTGACTTTGCCAAGTTCTTTGTTTTGAATGCAAAAGTGCTGAAAAAGATGGAACTTGAAGTAtatggtgactacaaaggtgaagCGCTGGCTTTTCAACACAGGCTGCTACAAGTGGAAAACAGAGCATCTCAAGAGGCTCAGTTCGAGTTCACGAGTAATTGTCGTCATACTGAGTACGTTATCAACAAGTGTATCCATGATTTGTCAGTGGCTGACCCCTTCGGACGGGTTGGTGCCTGA